In Flavobacteriaceae bacterium, the following proteins share a genomic window:
- a CDS encoding two-component sensor histidine kinase, with the protein MLSVFTLKAQQQSFKQTLDSIQKLRRLSINTDFDSELRIAYALKSSELAHQTKVDTIILRSDQRVAWVYLAMSRYKKTQEWSHKNLKLAKKLKDSSAMAFMNHYLGYSYDYQKAYNDSAYYYYYNAIKFFNSLKRKRQEADVLLNLSILQESNKDYIYAEQNVFRAIRLIQTLPETERNLNTLLSLYNLVGTISLEFKNYNKALEYYNKTIEITKKQSNTSNIYTNNLYVKINIALTYKEKKEYKKAIHIYKELLQDTEMYHKDPVSYAGVLNNLGEAKFFKKGPDDEILSLYKRAYHISDSLDAKLEITYFGNDLSEFYLSLHQKDSALHYSKRSYKLAKQINENEEVLRSLKLLSQAIEGETGKQYLYEYIKLNDSLITKERIARNKFALIQFETDEITEERDKVTKQKSLLFGISITLVVMLALAYLVFVQRSKNRKLLFEREQQKANESIYSLMLQQQSILEQGRTEERFRISEELHDGILSKLFGTRMGLGLLSKKISGDASVLKKHSDFINQMQEIETEIRDVSHALKNKLLSSTVDFVAIIEYYIKGLSELHLFDYNVYANPEIPWSTINDQIKVNLYRILQEGLQNIIKHAKASHVDVSFYIIDAHLELVIKDDGIGFDVKKQAKGIGLKNIKSRTQNLNGTLDIISNPDKGTLLTVRFPI; encoded by the coding sequence ATGCTATCTGTGTTTACTCTAAAAGCACAACAGCAATCTTTTAAACAAACGTTAGATTCTATTCAAAAGCTAAGGAGGCTATCTATTAATACTGATTTTGATTCAGAGCTACGAATAGCATATGCTTTAAAATCTAGTGAACTTGCTCATCAAACTAAAGTAGATACTATTATTTTAAGAAGTGACCAAAGAGTCGCTTGGGTTTATCTTGCAATGAGTCGCTATAAAAAGACTCAAGAATGGAGTCACAAAAACTTGAAATTAGCTAAAAAACTCAAAGATTCTTCTGCTATGGCATTTATGAATCACTATTTAGGGTATTCTTATGATTATCAAAAAGCTTATAACGATAGTGCTTATTACTATTATTATAATGCTATTAAATTCTTTAATTCTTTAAAAAGGAAACGTCAGGAAGCTGATGTTTTACTTAATCTTTCTATCCTACAAGAAAGTAATAAAGATTATATCTATGCTGAGCAAAATGTTTTTAGAGCAATTAGATTAATACAAACCCTTCCCGAAACAGAAAGAAATCTTAATACTTTATTGTCTTTATACAATCTAGTTGGTACTATTTCATTAGAATTTAAAAATTACAATAAAGCTTTAGAGTATTATAATAAAACTATAGAAATAACTAAAAAACAATCAAATACAAGTAATATTTATACAAACAACTTATATGTGAAAATAAATATTGCGCTTACATATAAAGAAAAAAAAGAATATAAAAAAGCTATTCATATATATAAAGAATTACTTCAAGACACAGAAATGTATCATAAGGATCCTGTAAGTTATGCTGGTGTATTAAACAATCTAGGGGAAGCTAAATTTTTTAAAAAAGGCCCCGATGATGAAATTTTATCTTTATATAAACGTGCTTATCATATTAGTGATAGTTTAGATGCTAAACTTGAAATTACTTATTTTGGAAACGATCTTTCTGAATTCTATCTGTCTCTTCATCAAAAAGATTCGGCTTTACACTATTCAAAACGTTCTTATAAATTAGCAAAACAAATTAATGAAAATGAAGAAGTACTTCGTTCTTTAAAATTACTCTCTCAAGCCATTGAAGGTGAAACAGGGAAACAATATTTGTATGAGTATATCAAGCTTAATGATAGTCTAATTACTAAGGAGCGAATTGCACGTAATAAGTTTGCGCTTATTCAATTTGAAACCGATGAGATCACAGAAGAAAGGGATAAGGTAACTAAACAGAAATCATTGCTATTTGGAATTTCCATTACACTGGTAGTGATGCTTGCATTAGCATATCTTGTGTTTGTACAACGTTCTAAAAACAGAAAACTCCTCTTTGAGCGTGAACAACAAAAAGCTAATGAAAGTATTTATAGCTTGATGTTACAACAGCAGAGTATTCTGGAACAGGGGCGTACCGAAGAACGTTTTAGAATCTCTGAAGAGCTGCATGATGGCATCCTTAGTAAATTGTTTGGAACACGAATGGGTTTAGGCTTATTATCTAAAAAAATTAGTGGTGATGCTTCTGTTTTAAAAAAGCATAGTGATTTTATTAACCAAATGCAGGAGATCGAAACTGAAATCAGAGATGTGTCTCATGCCCTTAAAAATAAACTACTCTCTTCTACGGTTGATTTTGTGGCTATTATTGAGTATTACATTAAAGGGCTAAGTGAGTTACACTTGTTTGACTACAACGTGTATGCGAACCCTGAGATTCCTTGGAGTACTATTAATGATCAGATTAAAGTGAATTTGTATCGCATTTTACAAGAGGGATTACAAAATATAATCAAACATGCAAAAGCATCTCATGTAGATGTGAGTTTTTATATAATTGATGCACACCTAGAGTTAGTAATTAAAGATGATGGGATTGGCTTTGATGTTAAAAAACAAGCTAAAGGGATTGGTTTAAAAAATATAAAGTCAAGAACTCAGAACTTAAATGGAACACTGGATATAATATCTAATCCTGATAAGGGTACTTTATTAACGGTTCGTTTTCCTATATAA